Proteins from a genomic interval of Deltaproteobacteria bacterium:
- the atpF gene encoding F0F1 ATP synthase subunit B has product MKLLSSREDMRRFLRVFICSLFLLLVSVTVFASDGGGGHEAEGPDWVNFGWRMLNFTILAGFLYWFLANKIKEFFSGRRSDIRTALEEAQRAKEEAEQKFREYETKLTKATDEINDIAEMIKSQGLVERDKIIEDAKKAAEKMKEDTKARMEQELTNAQSQLRQEAVLLSVQMAEEILKRSITPADHETMVKDYLDKVVIKH; this is encoded by the coding sequence ATGAAACTTTTGAGTTCTCGTGAAGACATGAGGCGGTTCCTGCGAGTTTTTATTTGTTCTCTTTTCCTTCTCCTGGTATCGGTGACGGTGTTTGCATCCGACGGTGGAGGGGGACACGAGGCGGAGGGTCCGGATTGGGTAAATTTCGGATGGAGGATGCTGAACTTTACCATTCTAGCCGGGTTCCTTTACTGGTTTTTAGCCAACAAAATTAAAGAGTTTTTTTCAGGACGCAGGAGCGATATCCGAACGGCCCTGGAAGAAGCGCAACGGGCCAAGGAAGAGGCGGAGCAGAAGTTCAGGGAATATGAGACAAAACTGACTAAAGCTACCGATGAGATTAATGATATTGCCGAAATGATCAAATCTCAAGGTTTGGTGGAGCGGGATAAAATCATTGAAGATGCTAAGAAGGCTGCGGAGAAAATGAAGGAAGACACCAAAGCCAGAATGGAACAGGAACTGACCAATGCCCAGAGTCAGCTGCGCCAGGAAGCCGTTCTGCTTTCGGTTCAGATGGCGGAAGAAATCCTAAAAAGGAGTATCACGCCGGCTGATCATGAGACCATGGTTAAAGACTACTTGGATAAGGTGGTGATAAAACATTGA
- a CDS encoding ATP synthase F0 subunit B, whose product MVELNITIVYQMINFLVMIFILNLLLYKPILSIIEKRKKNFEDSENEIKRLNETIESKMAAYEEKVHQAKLEAVEEKSEIVKEGADKAKEIIEAVRSEVPGMMEGFRVKLDAEVSAAKAFLSGKSKELSVEIAEKVLGRSVQ is encoded by the coding sequence GTGGTCGAACTTAACATTACGATTGTTTACCAGATGATCAATTTCCTTGTCATGATTTTCATCCTGAACCTTCTATTGTATAAGCCCATCTTGTCCATCATTGAAAAGAGGAAGAAGAATTTCGAAGATTCAGAGAACGAAATCAAACGCCTCAACGAAACGATAGAAAGTAAAATGGCTGCCTACGAGGAGAAGGTTCACCAAGCTAAGTTAGAGGCTGTGGAAGAAAAGAGTGAGATAGTTAAGGAAGGCGCAGACAAAGCCAAGGAAATTATTGAGGCCGTGAGATCCGAAGTCCCTGGTATGATGGAAGGATTCCGGGTAAAACTGGACGCCGAAGTGAGCGCTGCCAAGGCTTTTTTGAGCGGAAAATCCAAGGAATTGTCTGTTGAAATTGCCGAAAAGGTCTTGGGAAGGAGCGTTCAATGA
- a CDS encoding peroxiredoxin translates to MTEKAKVGCARPTGGLVGQAKEQTEATQDQQPFQEVRKMIQVGKPAPDFASPAYHKGDFTSVKLSDYMGKWVVLCFYPGDFTFVUATEISAVAEHYKEFEKLGVEVLSMSVDSVFVHKMWNDCELAKMVKGGIPFPMLSDSGGKVGSAYGIYDEDAGVENRGRFIIDPEGIIHAYEVLTPPVGRRVDETLRQIQAYQHVRKTNGREATPSGWRPGKPVLKPGPDLVGNVWKVWKTSMEND, encoded by the coding sequence ATGACTGAAAAGGCCAAGGTCGGCTGTGCTCGTCCTACCGGTGGGTTGGTCGGGCAGGCTAAAGAACAGACGGAAGCAACACAGGATCAACAACCGTTTCAGGAGGTGAGAAAGATGATTCAAGTGGGTAAACCGGCACCGGATTTCGCATCCCCCGCCTACCACAAAGGGGATTTTACATCAGTTAAACTATCGGATTATATGGGTAAATGGGTCGTGTTGTGCTTTTATCCGGGTGATTTCACCTTCGTCTGAGCGACCGAAATCTCGGCGGTCGCCGAGCATTACAAAGAATTTGAGAAACTCGGAGTAGAGGTTCTGTCCATGAGCGTGGACAGTGTTTTTGTTCACAAGATGTGGAACGACTGCGAGTTGGCAAAAATGGTCAAAGGAGGCATTCCTTTCCCCATGCTCTCTGATAGCGGCGGAAAAGTCGGTTCAGCCTATGGTATTTACGACGAAGATGCAGGGGTGGAAAACCGGGGTCGTTTCATAATCGATCCCGAGGGGATCATTCACGCCTATGAAGTCCTTACGCCCCCTGTAGGTCGACGGGTGGATGAAACCCTTCGGCAAATTCAAGCGTATCAGCATGTGAGAAAAACGAATGGTAGAGAAGCCACTCCATCCGGATGGCGCCCAGGAAAACCAGTACTCAAACCTGGCCCGGACCTCGTGGGCAATGTCTGGAAGGTTTGGAAAACCTCCATGGAAAACGATTAA
- a CDS encoding cytoplasmic protein gives MKKYALFVFSGDPLCFIHVLLNALDMKERGYEAGIVLEGASTKLLPELTKPEHPLNGLWRKSLEAGLLEGVCKACSSKMGTLEAAKEQGLQLLDEMAGHPSMASYRDRGYEIITF, from the coding sequence ATGAAAAAATATGCTCTGTTCGTTTTTTCCGGTGACCCCCTGTGCTTTATCCACGTTCTCCTGAATGCGCTGGATATGAAGGAAAGAGGGTACGAAGCCGGCATCGTCCTTGAAGGGGCTTCAACGAAATTGCTTCCCGAACTCACCAAGCCCGAACATCCCCTCAACGGTTTGTGGAGGAAAAGCCTCGAAGCTGGTTTGTTGGAAGGGGTTTGCAAGGCATGTTCCAGCAAAATGGGAACGCTTGAGGCGGCGAAGGAACAGGGGTTGCAACTTCTTGACGAAATGGCTGGTCATCCGAGCATGGCGTCATACCGGGACAGAGGCTACGAAATTATTACCTTCTGA
- a CDS encoding acetate/propionate family kinase → MKILVINSGSSSLKYKLFNLYNEVSLLSGAVSGIGMSGTKHTYQYEEKQFSQDINAKDHFTALGVVIETIVDAESGPMRSLADIDGVAHRITHGGSLYRSPVVIDQAVIDEIRRLIPLMPLHHPPMLIGIEACQKIFPDVPQVAVFDTAYHCTIPDEAAIYGLPYEIFARGVKRFGFHGNSHEYVALKAAEYMETPLRRLNIISCHLGSGASLCAIKRGHPIDTSMGFSPLEGLIMGTRTGDLDPGIITYLMREDKLSVDQLDDILNNQSGLLGISGISADMQEVLAAADDGNAQALLAVKAFCYRVKCYIGAYHAALGGADALIFTGGIGENSRSIRARSVQGLEKLGFAVDHIRNDRCTLNGAMPVCDIGARFTSVHLFVIATDEELMIARQCAHALDYKRSIRHDIMAVDKRPIRVSVSSRHVHLSQKDLASLFGSGYGLTEKSSLHMEGQYASEETVNLIGPRGRVDNVRVIGPERNRTQVEISRTEEFKLGIDAPIRESGDLDGTPGIILEGPKGRIEIPEGVICAQRHIHMSPNDAENYGLKDRDTVMVRIEGERELIFGGVLVRVHPDYKLEMHIDTDEANAAELSPPAQGYLVRIESR, encoded by the coding sequence ATGAAAATACTGGTCATCAACAGCGGCAGTTCGTCTCTCAAATACAAGCTTTTTAATCTCTACAATGAGGTGTCTCTCTTGAGCGGAGCCGTGTCGGGCATCGGTATGTCCGGGACGAAACATACATATCAGTATGAAGAGAAACAGTTCTCTCAGGATATTAACGCCAAAGACCACTTCACGGCTCTCGGAGTTGTCATCGAAACCATTGTCGATGCGGAGAGCGGCCCCATGCGAAGTCTTGCGGACATTGATGGTGTAGCTCATCGCATCACCCATGGTGGCTCCCTATACCGAAGCCCTGTCGTGATCGACCAGGCTGTGATCGACGAGATCCGGCGCCTCATTCCTCTCATGCCACTTCACCATCCTCCTATGCTGATCGGCATTGAAGCATGTCAAAAGATTTTCCCCGACGTACCCCAGGTAGCCGTCTTCGACACGGCGTATCACTGTACGATACCGGACGAAGCCGCCATCTACGGCCTCCCCTATGAGATCTTCGCCCGAGGCGTCAAACGATTTGGGTTTCATGGCAATTCTCACGAATATGTGGCCCTGAAAGCCGCCGAATATATGGAAACACCCCTCAGGCGTTTGAATATCATCTCCTGCCATCTGGGCAGCGGCGCCAGTCTGTGTGCTATCAAGCGGGGCCATCCCATCGACACAAGCATGGGCTTCAGCCCCCTGGAAGGTTTGATCATGGGAACTCGGACAGGTGATCTTGATCCGGGTATCATTACCTACCTGATGCGCGAAGATAAGTTATCCGTCGATCAACTCGATGATATACTGAACAATCAAAGCGGTTTATTAGGTATCTCCGGGATCAGCGCAGACATGCAGGAGGTTTTGGCCGCTGCGGATGATGGCAACGCCCAGGCTCTTCTGGCCGTGAAGGCCTTCTGCTACCGGGTCAAATGTTATATCGGGGCTTACCATGCCGCACTGGGAGGTGCGGATGCACTTATCTTTACGGGCGGAATCGGTGAGAACAGCCGCAGTATTCGCGCCCGATCCGTACAGGGTCTTGAAAAACTGGGTTTCGCCGTGGACCATATCCGTAACGACCGGTGCACATTGAATGGCGCCATGCCTGTATGCGACATCGGCGCCCGCTTTACAAGTGTTCATCTCTTCGTGATTGCCACGGATGAAGAATTGATGATCGCCCGGCAATGTGCCCACGCACTGGATTACAAGCGATCCATCCGGCACGATATCATGGCCGTGGACAAGCGTCCTATCCGCGTTTCCGTCTCCTCACGACATGTACATCTGAGCCAAAAGGACTTGGCGTCCCTTTTCGGGTCCGGCTATGGACTGACGGAAAAAAGCAGCCTTCACATGGAAGGCCAATACGCCTCAGAAGAAACCGTGAATCTGATCGGCCCCCGTGGAAGGGTGGACAATGTAAGGGTAATCGGCCCAGAGCGCAACAGAACCCAGGTGGAGATATCTCGCACGGAAGAATTCAAACTGGGCATAGACGCGCCCATCCGCGAATCAGGAGACCTTGACGGCACACCCGGAATCATTCTTGAGGGACCGAAGGGGAGGATAGAAATCCCGGAAGGTGTCATCTGTGCCCAGAGACATATCCATATGTCGCCGAATGATGCCGAAAATTACGGGCTGAAGGATCGGGATACGGTCATGGTACGGATTGAAGGGGAGAGGGAATTGATTTTTGGCGGCGTCCTGGTCCGCGTCCATCCCGATTACAAGCTCGAGATGCATATTGATACGGACGAGGCGAATGCTGCCGAACTGTCCCCACCAGCTCAAGGATACCTTGTGCGTATTGAGTCGCGTTGA
- a CDS encoding patatin-like phospholipase family protein, producing the protein MKTQFRNLVFEGGGMKGIAYVGAMQVLDQRGHLAGICRVGGTSAGAINALLFALGYSIQEQHTILDSTDFKKFMDHSFGIVRDINRVMKKFGWNKGDYFENWIGELVEKKLGSKRTTFQDLKDAKMPDLYVTGTNLSTGYVEVFSAERHPDMALTDALRISMSIPLFFAAVRHGKRKDVYVDGGVILNYPVKLFDREKYIDMISEPQAARRVEYYNRENAEFLLKQPDRSPYVYNRQTLGLRLDSSEEIGLFRYGEPVDGEKIVDFFDYAKALISSVMKVQENQHLHSDDWQRTLYINTLDIGTTDFNLSKEKKLALIREGINGAEKYFEWFESPVESPANRI; encoded by the coding sequence ATGAAAACACAATTTAGGAATTTGGTCTTTGAAGGCGGGGGTATGAAAGGAATAGCATACGTTGGAGCAATGCAGGTTCTCGATCAGCGAGGACACCTGGCCGGCATTTGCCGGGTGGGGGGAACAAGTGCGGGGGCAATTAACGCACTCCTTTTTGCTTTGGGATATTCCATTCAAGAACAGCATACAATTCTCGATTCCACCGATTTCAAAAAGTTCATGGATCATTCTTTCGGCATTGTAAGAGACATCAATCGGGTTATGAAAAAATTTGGCTGGAACAAAGGAGACTATTTCGAAAACTGGATAGGGGAACTGGTCGAGAAAAAGCTGGGGAGCAAACGGACAACTTTCCAAGACCTGAAAGACGCAAAAATGCCCGATCTATACGTTACCGGAACGAATCTTTCTACCGGATATGTGGAAGTATTTTCTGCTGAACGGCATCCTGATATGGCGTTGACAGACGCCCTTCGAATAAGCATGTCTATCCCCCTGTTTTTTGCGGCGGTAAGACATGGCAAGCGGAAAGACGTATATGTAGATGGCGGAGTGATTCTCAATTATCCAGTAAAGCTATTCGACAGAGAAAAATACATCGATATGATAAGCGAGCCGCAAGCGGCGCGGCGAGTGGAATACTACAATCGTGAAAATGCGGAGTTTCTGCTGAAACAGCCTGATAGAAGCCCATACGTTTATAACCGTCAGACCCTAGGATTACGCCTTGATTCATCGGAAGAAATTGGTCTGTTTAGATACGGTGAACCCGTAGACGGGGAAAAAATAGTGGACTTTTTTGACTACGCAAAAGCATTGATCTCTTCCGTAATGAAGGTTCAGGAAAACCAGCATCTTCATAGTGATGACTGGCAAAGAACGCTATATATCAATACACTGGATATTGGCACTACAGATTTTAATCTCAGCAAAGAAAAAAAACTGGCACTAATTCGGGAGGGAATTAACGGTGCCGAAAAATATTTTGAATGGTTTGAAAGCCCCGTCGAAAGCCCGGCAAACAGGATATAA
- a CDS encoding cation transporter, with amino-acid sequence MDRNERFDMADRIITIGFWMNTLLMIMKLMAGYFGNSEAVFADGIESASDFVAILSAFIALKIGRKPFDEKHPYGHGKAESISAILVSLIIFAAGVGILFKAARTIIVGAYLEPHLIAVFAAFITILIKETLFQFTHRVSNKLGSPAVEAIAQDHRKDALTSIATLIGVGGAYHGILFLDPLAAALTSLFIFHIGWGTFRGAICDLMDSQLSEDVLSLITGIAETVPGVERVGEIRGRRSGQYIIIDLKLEMAPDMTLKESHDIATNVKRMIFLKISNIGDIMILVSPTREHPEDLIRL; translated from the coding sequence ATGGACCGCAACGAACGCTTCGATATGGCCGACCGGATTATAACCATTGGTTTCTGGATGAACACCCTCCTAATGATCATGAAACTTATGGCCGGGTATTTTGGCAATTCGGAAGCGGTCTTTGCCGACGGCATTGAAAGCGCCAGCGATTTCGTCGCCATTCTTTCCGCCTTCATCGCCCTTAAAATCGGCCGCAAACCTTTTGATGAAAAGCATCCATACGGCCATGGCAAGGCGGAAAGCATTTCCGCCATCCTGGTATCCCTTATCATTTTTGCCGCCGGCGTCGGCATCCTTTTCAAGGCGGCCAGAACTATCATTGTCGGTGCCTATCTGGAACCGCACCTGATTGCTGTTTTCGCCGCCTTTATCACCATCCTCATCAAGGAGACCCTCTTCCAGTTTACGCATCGCGTCTCGAATAAACTGGGAAGCCCGGCGGTGGAAGCCATTGCCCAAGACCACCGCAAGGACGCCCTGACATCCATTGCAACCCTGATCGGGGTAGGCGGCGCTTACCATGGTATTTTATTTTTGGACCCTCTGGCGGCCGCCCTGACCTCTCTGTTCATCTTTCACATCGGCTGGGGCACCTTTCGCGGTGCTATTTGTGATCTGATGGACAGTCAACTCTCCGAGGATGTTCTCTCCTTAATCACAGGTATTGCGGAGACGGTGCCTGGCGTAGAAAGGGTCGGCGAAATTCGCGGTCGCCGATCGGGTCAGTACATCATTATCGATCTCAAATTGGAAATGGCCCCCGACATGACGCTCAAGGAGTCACATGACATCGCCACAAACGTGAAAAGGATGATCTTTCTCAAAATATCAAATATCGGCGACATCATGATTCTTGTCAGTCCAACCCGGGAACATCCCGAAGACCTGATCCGCCTCTAA
- a CDS encoding YbhB/YbcL family Raf kinase inhibitor-like protein, producing the protein MQIESSQFIEGGMVPFKYTCDGQDISPPLTWKDAPPETKSFALISDDPDAPMGTWVHWVIFNIPADATGMEENIPPQREHENGMIQGNNSWPRIGYCGPCPPSGTHRYFFKLYALDAKLDLKGDVTKDQLLQAMNGHILAEAQLMGRYARQR; encoded by the coding sequence ATGCAAATCGAATCTTCTCAGTTTATTGAGGGAGGCATGGTTCCATTCAAGTACACCTGTGACGGTCAGGATATATCACCCCCCCTGACTTGGAAGGATGCCCCACCTGAAACAAAAAGTTTTGCCCTGATCAGCGATGATCCCGACGCCCCTATGGGTACTTGGGTTCATTGGGTCATTTTCAACATACCGGCTGATGCAACGGGGATGGAAGAAAATATTCCACCGCAAAGGGAACACGAAAACGGCATGATCCAGGGCAACAACAGCTGGCCCCGGATCGGTTACTGCGGACCCTGCCCTCCCAGCGGGACCCACCGATATTTTTTCAAACTCTACGCGCTGGATGCCAAGCTCGACCTGAAGGGGGATGTCACAAAGGATCAGCTTCTCCAAGCCATGAACGGGCATATTCTGGCGGAGGCGCAACTGATGGGAAGATATGCGCGGCAACGTTAA